In Juglans regia cultivar Chandler chromosome 13, Walnut 2.0, whole genome shotgun sequence, the following proteins share a genomic window:
- the LOC109004341 gene encoding uncharacterized protein LOC109004341, translating to MYVTRYFSDYQKDPSLLFLPPPEGPNSGVLVIQDEETEPTCCFGLCKSHMITDLPFPQNKKLTLQYSTGSSENRSVENFYTALIPILNQPLSSNRYYAIKTRGRHKGEAYANSKEDDKGTCCCFNYIKDVPPKPLDPNEMHQQFEIHPNETSCGRSGFVAKPIAPDGFLPRFLARRGWHVRTSTPRDFSLGEAPGLDIALRARLPDFSFPLSFKSFQNVVVGRWYSPFMFIREGSPKDQMTRSMYYEITLEQKWEQVFSCEKSESQSNAVVVDAVVQREEVLIAGMEVVDLNVVDGVMWFKSFGNGGAEVSIGLSMLVVERMKWEQIRVGWVGGNERQVALKRIEEFGGSAGEWIKFGFYVLVERFVVKRMDGSLVLTYYFTHINQTRTKWEWKSH from the exons ATGTATGTGACGAGATATTTTTCTGACTACCAAAAGGATCCTTCTTTGCTCTTCCTGCCACCTCCTGAAGGGCCCAACTCCGGTGTTCTGGTCATCCAAGATGAAGAAACCGAGCCTACTTGTTGTTTCGGATTGTGCAAGAGTCATATGATCACCGACCTGCCTTTCCCTCAAAACAAGAAACTCACGCTCCAATATTCAACGGGAAGCAGCGAGAATCGTAGTGTTGAGAACTTTTACACTGCCTTGATTCCGATTCTTAATCAGCCACTGTCTTCCAATCGGTACTATGCCATAAAGACACGCGGGAGGCATAAAGG GGAAGCATATGCAAATTCTAAGGAAGATGACAAGGGAACCTGTTGCTGCTTCAACTATATTAAGGATGTACCGCCAAAACCTTTGGATCCCAACGAGATGCACCAGCAATTCGAGATTCATCCCAACGAAACTTCATGTGGAAGGTCTGGTTTTGTTGCCAAACCCATAGCTCCAGATGGATTCCTTCCCCGGTTCCTCGCAAGAAGAGGGTGGCATGTGCGTACCTCAACTCCCCGAGATTTCAGTTTAGGTGAAGCACCGGGCCTAGACATTGCCCTCCGTGCTCGCCTCCCGGATTTCAGCTTCCCGCTATCGTTTAAGAGTTTTCAAAACGTGGTTGTGGGAAGGTGGTATTCTCCTTTCATGTTTATAAGGGAAGGATCACCGAAAGATCAAATGACCAGATCGATGTACTACGAGATAACCCTGGAGCAAAAATGGGAACAAgtattttcatgtgaaaagagTGAGAGCCAAAGCAATGCTGTGGTTGTGGATGCTGTTGTTCAGAGAGAAGAGGTCTTGATTGCTGGGATGGAAGTTGTGGATCTGAATGTGGTTGATGGGGTGATGTGGTTCAAGAGCTTTGGCAATGGAGGAGCAGAAGTCAGTATTGGTTTGAGCATGTTAGTGGTTGAGAGAATGAAGTGGGAGCAGATACGGGTTGGATGGGTTGGGGGAAATGAGAGGCAAGTGGCACTGAAGAGAATAGAGGAATTTGGAGGGTCAGCTGGGGAATGGATCAAGTTTGGTTTTTATGTTCTGGTTGAGAGGTTTGTTGTGAAAAGAATGGATGGAAGCCTGGTATTGACCTATTATTTCACGCACATTAATCAGACTCGGACCAAATGGGAATGGAAGTCacattag
- the LOC109008150 gene encoding uncharacterized protein LOC109008150, translating into MYVTRFLSDYQKDPSSLFLPPPEGPNSGVLVIQDEEAEPTCCFGLCKSHMITDLPFPQNKKLTLQYSTGSSENRSVENFYTALIPVLNQPLSSNRYYAIKTRGRHKGEAYANSKEDDKGTCCCFNYIKDVPPKPLDPNEMHQQFEIHPNETSCGRSGFVAKPIAPDGFLPRFLARRGWQVRTSTPRNFSLGEAPGLDTTLRARLPDFSFPLSYKSSQNVAVGRWYSPFMFIWEGTPKDQMTRSMYYEITLEQKWEQVFSCEKSESQSNAVVVDAVVQREEVLIAGMEVVDLNVVDGVMWFKSFGNGEAEVSVGLSMLVVERMKWEQIRVGWVGGNERQVALKRVEEFGGSAGEWIKLGFYVLVERFVVKRMDGSLVLTYDFKHINQTRTKWE; encoded by the exons ATGTATGTGACGAGATTTCTTTCTGACTACCAAAAGGATCCTTCTTCCCTCTTCCTGCCACCTCCTGAAGGGCCAAACTCCGGTGTTCTGGTCATCCAAGATGAAGAAGCCGAGCCTACTTGTTGTTTCGGATTGTGCAAGAGTCATATGATCACCGACCTGCCTTTCCCTCAAAACAAGAAACTCACGCTCCAATATTCAACGGGAAGCAGCGAGAACCGTAGTGTTGAGAACTTTTACACTGCCTTGATTCCGGTTCTTAATCAGCCACTGTCTTCCAATCGGTACTATGCCATAAAGACACGCGGGAGGCATAAAGG GGAAGCATATGCAAATTCTAAGGAAGATGACAAGGGAACCTGTTGCTGCTTCAACTATATTAAGGATGTACCGCCAAAACCTTTGGATCCCAACGAGATGCACCAGCAATTCGAGATTCATCCCAACGAAACTTCATGTGGAAGGTCTGGTTTTGTTGCCAAACCCATAGCTCCAGATGGATTCCTTCCACGGTTCCTCGCAAGAAGAGGGTGGCAAGTGCGTACCTCAACTCCCCGAAATTTCAGTTTAGGTGAAGCACCGGGCCTAGACACTACCCTCCGTGCTCGCCTCCCGGATTTCAGCTTCCCGCTATCGTATAAGAGTTCTCAAAACGTGGCTGTAGGAAGGTGGTATTCTCCTTTCATGTTTATATGGGAAGGAACACCGAAAGATCAAATGACCAGATCGATGTACTACGAGATAACCCTGGAGCAAAAATGGGAACAAgtattttcatgtgaaaagagTGAGAGCCAAAGCAATGCTGTGGTTGTGGATGCTGTTGTTCAGAGAGAAGAGGTCTTGATTGCTGGGATGGAAGTTGTGGATCTGAATGTGGTTGATGGGGTGATGTGGTTCAAGAGCTTTGGCAATGGAGAAGCAGAAGTCAGTGTTGGTTTGAGCATGTTAGTGGTTGAGAGAATGAAGTGGGAGCAGATAAGGGTTGGATGGGTTGGGGGAAATGAGAGGCAAGTGGCACTGAAGAGAGTAGAGGAATTTGGAGGGTCAGCTGGGGAATGGATCAAGCTTGGTTTTTATGTTCTGGTTGAGAGGTTTGTTGTGAAAAGAATGGATGGAAGCCTGGTATTGACCTATGATTTCAAGCACATTAATCAGACTCGGACCAAATGGGAATGA
- the LOC109004323 gene encoding protein FAR1-RELATED SEQUENCE 4-like, giving the protein MHGYYRPSSADIPSTSPNIPMHDFYGAVPVWSSGFLPFPAVNQYPSNIQNASYPFQHGMESQLSLSNTSVTSRFLGTEDTRPSVGETQSAATSSRVEEIHLDIRDAQEIECGSAETSEKVEMDGDDEPVSGMEFNSLEDLINYYKEYGKKRGFGVMTKMSERGEDETVRYVTLACARGGKVRNRTINVANPRPTGKTECKAKINALKVSDGKFRLTTVHNLHNHGFSPKKSRFFRCNQEVSESVKRVLDTNDLAGIRMNKSFGSLVVGAGGFENLPFLEKDCRNYIDKARHLRLGAGGAGAFRDYFLRMQYKNPGFFALMDLDDEGRLKNVFWADPRSRAAYQYFGDVCMDGIAPKAIITDQDRAMKNAIAIVFPESRHRFCLWHILKKVPEKLGCYGSYKCGMKTTLMKCVYDTQTPDEFEKCWDEMISTYSLHDNVWLQSLYTEREHWIPAFLKNTNLKEFVDQYDNTLKKKIENENCADFQSFNITIPCILRSPIEKRYQQLYTNAKFREV; this is encoded by the exons ATGCACGGTTACTATCGACCCTCATCCGCg GATATACCATCAACTTCTCCAAACATCCCAATGCACGATTTCTATGGAGCAGTGCCTGTGTGGTCATCGGGTTTTCTCCCATTTCCTGCTGTCAACCAATATCCAAGCAATATACAG aATGCTAGTTACCCATTTCAACATGGCATGGAAAGCCAGTTGTCTCTCAGCAATACCTCGGTTACAAGCAGATTTCTGGGTACGGAGGATACTAGACCCTCAGTTGGGGAAACTCAATCGGCAGCTACATCTTCTAGAGTTGAAGAAATTCATCTTGATATACGAGATGCACAAGAAATCGAGTGTGGTAGTGCCGAAACATCTGAGAAAGTGGAAATGGATGGTGATGATGAGCCCGTTTCGGGGATGGAATTTAATTCATTAgaagatttaattaattattataaggaatatggCAAAAAACgcgggtttggggtgatgacaaaaATGAGTGAGAGGGGAGAGGATGAGACTGTGAGATATGTCACTCTTGCCTGTGCCCGTGGAGGGAAGGTCCGGAATAGGACTATAAATGTCGCCAACCCACGTCCGACAGGAAAGACGGAATGTAAGGCAaaaattaatgccttaaaagtttCTGACGGAAAGTTTCGGCTGACTACAGTTCACAATCTCCACAACCACGGCTTTAGTCCAAAGAAATCTCGCTTCTTTCGATGTAATCAAGAAGTGAGTGAATCTGTTAAAAGGGTCCTAGATACAAATGATTTAGCCGGCATccgaatgaataagagttttgGGTCTCTTGTTGTTGGCGCGGGTGGTTTTGAGAACCTCCCGTTTTTGGAAAAGGATTGTCGTAATTACATCGACAAGGCACGACATCTACGATTGGGCGCTGGTGGTGCTGGAGCGTTTCGAGACTACTTTCTACGaatgcagtacaaaaatccgGGGTTCTTTGCACtaatggatttggatgatgaagggaggttaaaaaatgttttttgggcAGACCCCCGTAGTAGAGCAGCCTACCAATATTTCGGGGATGTT tgtatggatggtatagcaCCGAAGGCTATTATCACTGACCAAGACAGAGCCATGAAGAATGCAATTGCAATTGTTTTCCCAGAAAGCCGACATAGATTTTGCCTGTGGCATATCCTTAAGAAAGTCCCTGAAAAACTTGGTTGTTATGGTTCTTACAAATGTGGAATGAAAACTACactgatgaaatgtgtgtatgacacaCAAACGCCCgatgagtttgaaaaatgttgggatGAGATGATTAGTACGTACAGCTTGCATGATAATGTCTGGTTGCAGAGTTTATACACTGAGCGTGAGCATTGGATACCGGCcttcttgaaaaat acaaatttgaaagagtttGTCGATCAGTATGATAATACCTtgaaaaagaagattgagaacgAAAATTGCGCGGACTTCCAGTCATTTAACATCACAATTCCCTGCATCTTGAGATCTCCAATTGAAAAGAGATATCAACAGCtgtacacaaatgctaaattcagGGAAGTTTAA